One Streptomyces sp. NBC_00223 genomic window carries:
- a CDS encoding Eco29kI family restriction endonuclease encodes MEAPGCTPSTTGARPWSFICPSPLSSNSSTGEKVQEKYPLYSRLKQHRTSIAEGGLPIAEFRFRALLLPDVHADLGENGLRVGYQPLWNSKFQGFGSKEQGSTTRQSKKSK; translated from the coding sequence TTGGAGGCTCCGGGCTGTACGCCCTCTACTACCGGGGCGCGACCGTGGAGCTTTATCTGCCCCTCTCCCCTCTCCAGCAACAGCTCCACCGGCGAGAAGGTCCAAGAGAAGTACCCCCTGTACAGCCGCCTCAAGCAGCACCGGACCTCCATAGCCGAAGGCGGTCTCCCCATCGCCGAGTTCCGGTTCCGGGCCCTACTGCTGCCGGATGTGCACGCTGACCTGGGCGAGAACGGACTGCGCGTCGGCTACCAGCCTCTCTGGAACAGCAAGTTCCAGGGCTTCGGTAGCAAGGAGCAGGGGTCCACTACTCGGCAAAGCAAGAAGAGCAAGTGA
- a CDS encoding GIY-YIG nuclease family protein — translation MTQAGGPNAWSTYHDDFRLSITRALGDQLAAALSQLGRAPLAEESLAVLDERPGVYQLYLRGEFVYVGKADKSLPARLGNHLRKLSGRCNIDLADVTFSCLYVAEDFSALAPEQLLISRHKEMGSIPWNNNGFGNKDPGRQRDTTILKKNHFDVLYPIDLGKGVDGLTPGETTLHAFLKTLKAGLRYNFRYAEPPGSKQTAVTVPEGELSADGAFQLVSAALPEVWQVTVLMGYVIMYADAPSEYKSAWRYYRSGDVIEAVPEASPEEMTVDDVVDADE, via the coding sequence ATGACGCAGGCGGGTGGGCCGAATGCCTGGAGCACCTACCACGACGACTTCCGACTGAGCATCACCAGGGCACTCGGTGACCAGCTGGCCGCCGCGCTGTCCCAACTCGGACGGGCGCCATTGGCGGAGGAGAGCCTCGCCGTGCTCGATGAGCGGCCCGGGGTGTACCAGCTCTACCTACGTGGCGAGTTCGTCTACGTCGGCAAGGCAGACAAGAGCCTGCCCGCCCGGCTCGGCAACCACCTGCGCAAGCTCTCGGGCCGGTGCAACATCGATCTCGCCGACGTCACCTTCTCCTGCCTCTACGTCGCCGAGGACTTCTCCGCGCTCGCGCCGGAGCAGCTGCTCATCAGCCGCCACAAGGAGATGGGCAGCATCCCGTGGAACAACAACGGCTTCGGGAACAAGGACCCCGGGCGGCAGCGCGACACTACGATCCTGAAGAAGAACCACTTCGACGTTCTGTACCCGATAGACCTGGGCAAGGGCGTCGATGGGCTCACTCCCGGCGAGACCACGCTGCACGCCTTCCTGAAGACACTCAAGGCTGGGCTCCGCTACAACTTCCGGTACGCCGAACCTCCGGGCTCTAAGCAAACAGCGGTGACAGTCCCGGAGGGTGAACTGTCCGCCGACGGCGCGTTCCAGCTTGTCTCGGCGGCGCTTCCCGAGGTGTGGCAGGTCACGGTGCTCATGGGCTACGTGATCATGTACGCCGACGCGCCAAGCGAGTACAAGAGCGCGTGGCGGTACTACCGGTCTGGCGATGTGATTGAGGCCGTCCCCGAGGCTTCGCCCGAGGAGATGACCGTGGATGACGTCGTCGACGCTGACGAGTGA
- a CDS encoding DNA cytosine methyltransferase, with translation MVDLPEDTKKPRTSVELFAGGGGLAMAVHQAGFRPLLFNEFNNRACETLVASARKTLGVDGLLRAEGTRPEPPEPGRPAPLYPGDVRDLDMSALEGKVDVLAGGPPCQPFSAGGVAKGDEDKRNMFPAMFKAVREIRPKAVICENVLGLLRPSFADYFQYIQNELRLPFEKRDSEARWQDHDSHLAGILGKLSDEDSDPDHYKVVVVQVNAADYGVPQVRNRIVIVAFRADLSVDVPAFEKYVTEQRFSEAALFRSMRDGTYWDRHDVPGHVRDRVRARLPKVIKEDDCYPWRTLRDAVMGHGTDDELPALPKIDLSRLREKFDFGKEIGVVDHIGWPGARIYKGHTPNELDRPAKTVKAGVHGVPGGESVMLLDDRVRDRESPDGWRYLHRYMTVREAARVMTFPDEWLGAGPRGEQMRQLGNAVPVVLGEFFANAVADALSAAGH, from the coding sequence ATGGTTGACCTGCCAGAAGACACGAAGAAGCCTCGCACCAGTGTTGAGCTGTTCGCGGGTGGTGGTGGCCTTGCCATGGCGGTCCACCAGGCGGGCTTCCGCCCGCTGCTCTTCAATGAATTCAACAACCGGGCGTGCGAGACCCTGGTGGCCAGTGCGCGGAAGACCCTCGGAGTCGACGGCCTCCTGCGCGCCGAGGGGACCAGGCCGGAGCCCCCGGAGCCGGGGCGGCCCGCTCCCCTCTACCCGGGGGACGTGCGGGATCTCGACATGAGTGCTCTTGAGGGGAAGGTGGATGTCCTCGCTGGAGGGCCGCCCTGCCAGCCGTTCAGCGCCGGGGGCGTCGCCAAGGGGGACGAGGACAAGCGCAACATGTTCCCGGCCATGTTCAAGGCTGTCCGCGAGATCCGGCCGAAGGCCGTGATCTGCGAAAACGTCCTGGGCCTTCTACGCCCGTCATTCGCGGATTATTTCCAGTACATCCAGAACGAGCTGCGGCTCCCGTTCGAGAAGCGAGACAGTGAGGCCAGATGGCAGGACCATGACTCCCATCTGGCCGGCATCCTCGGCAAGCTGTCCGACGAGGACAGCGACCCCGACCACTACAAGGTGGTGGTGGTGCAGGTCAACGCCGCCGACTACGGTGTCCCACAGGTTCGGAACCGGATCGTCATCGTGGCCTTCCGGGCCGACCTCAGCGTCGACGTCCCGGCGTTCGAGAAGTACGTCACGGAGCAGAGGTTCTCCGAGGCCGCCCTGTTCCGCTCCATGCGAGATGGCACGTACTGGGATCGCCACGACGTACCGGGCCACGTGCGCGACCGCGTCCGGGCACGCCTGCCCAAGGTGATCAAGGAAGACGACTGCTACCCCTGGCGCACGTTGCGCGACGCCGTCATGGGCCACGGGACGGACGACGAGCTTCCCGCGCTGCCGAAGATCGACCTGAGCCGCCTCAGGGAGAAATTCGATTTCGGCAAGGAGATCGGCGTCGTCGACCACATCGGCTGGCCCGGCGCACGGATCTACAAGGGCCACACCCCCAATGAACTGGACCGGCCCGCGAAGACGGTCAAGGCCGGTGTACACGGCGTGCCCGGTGGTGAATCCGTGATGCTGCTGGACGACCGGGTCCGCGACCGCGAGTCGCCCGACGGTTGGAGGTACCTGCACCGCTACATGACCGTTCGCGAGGCCGCCCGGGTGATGACGTTCCCCGACGAATGGCTCGGGGCCGGCCCCCGTGGAGAGCAGATGCGCCAGTTGGGCAATGCGGTCCCGGTCGTGCTTGGAGAGTTCTTCGCCAACGCCGTCGCCGACGCCCTTTCCGCGGCGGGACACTGA
- a CDS encoding very short patch repair endonuclease, which translates to MAQAEDGGRWKAQLPPERAYKRRAGAVAPALEQDRAAGGRNRRSVSLDDGRYARASISLRLYRRTRRIRAYLRWSQDGRTQERYVCEVEHDSRRRNLAEAWRRAWDKGLVTLEPLPPESTASSPEVRASMRANRGKDTRPELALRSLLHQRGLRYRVDAKPLVDVRRKADVVFPVDRVAVFVDGCYWHGCPDHYRPAVKNAVFWREKIEGNRARDAETNTKLLEAGWTVIRVWEHDDPALAAERIDRQLHELRGVPTDGDSTAV; encoded by the coding sequence ATGGCGCAGGCGGAGGACGGGGGGCGATGGAAAGCTCAACTGCCCCCGGAGCGGGCGTACAAACGGCGTGCTGGCGCGGTGGCACCAGCGCTTGAGCAGGATCGCGCGGCTGGAGGTCGGAACCGGCGCAGCGTCAGCCTGGACGACGGCCGCTACGCGCGGGCGTCGATCAGCCTGCGACTGTATCGACGCACCCGACGCATCAGAGCCTATCTGCGCTGGTCCCAGGACGGCCGAACACAGGAGCGCTACGTCTGCGAAGTGGAGCACGACTCCCGCCGGCGTAACCTGGCCGAGGCATGGCGGCGCGCGTGGGACAAAGGGCTGGTGACGCTGGAACCGCTGCCGCCGGAGTCGACCGCGTCCTCGCCGGAGGTTCGTGCCTCCATGCGCGCCAACCGTGGCAAGGACACCAGGCCCGAACTCGCGCTGCGGAGCCTGCTCCACCAGCGCGGCCTGCGCTACCGCGTCGACGCCAAACCCCTTGTCGATGTCCGGCGCAAGGCAGACGTGGTCTTTCCCGTCGACAGGGTCGCCGTGTTCGTGGACGGCTGCTACTGGCACGGCTGCCCCGATCACTACCGCCCAGCGGTCAAGAACGCGGTCTTCTGGCGCGAGAAGATCGAGGGCAATCGTGCCAGGGACGCAGAGACCAACACGAAGCTGCTAGAGGCCGGTTGGACGGTCATCCGGGTCTGGGAACACGACGACCCCGCGCTGGCGGCGGAACGAATCGACCGACAACTCCATGAGCTACGCGGCGTCCCCACCGATGGAGACTCCACAGCAGTCTGA